The nucleotide window GCCGGTGGCCATCGTGGGCATCGGTTGCCGACTGCCGCAGGCCGACGGCCCCGAGCAGTTCTGGCAGCTGCTCTCCGACGGCGTCGACGCCACCGGCGACGTGCCGGCGGACCGGTGGGACGCCGAGGCGCTGCTCGGCGCCGGGCCCGGGGCACCCGGCACGGTGGTCACCCGTCGCGGCGGCTTCCTGGACCGGATCGACCTGTTCGACAACGCGTTCTTCCGAATCTCGGCCCGCGAGGCCCGCGCCATGGACCCGCAACAGCGCCTCTTCCTGGAGGTGGCGTGGGAGGCACTCGAGGACGCGGGGATCACGCTGGAGCACCGGCGCGCCGCCCGCGTCGGCGTGTTCGTCGGCATGAACACCACCGACTATCAGCAACTGCTCACCCGGCGCGCCCGGGACGTCGACCTCTACTACGGCACGGGCAACTCCTTCAGCGGAACGGCCGGCCGGCTGTCGTACTTCCTGGACGTACGCGGCCCGAGCCTGGCGATCGACACGGCGTGCTCGTCCTCGCTGGTCGCGGTGCACCTGGCCGTGCAGAGCCTGCGCGCCGGCGAGGCCGACGTCGCGCTCGCCGGCGGCGTCAACGTGATGGTCGGGCCCACCGTCCACCTGGCCATGTCGGCCGCGGGCGCGCTGTCGCCCGACGGTCGCTGCAAGACCTTTGACGCCGGCGCCGACGGTTACGGGCGCGGTGAGGGTGCCGGCGTGGTGGTGCTCAAGCCGCTCGCCCGGGCCGAGCGCGACGGCGACCGGATCTACGCCGTGATACGCGGCAGCGCGGTCAACCACAACGGCGCCAGCGGCGGCCTGACCGTGCCCGGTGGCGAGGCTCAGGAGGAGCTGATCCGGTCGGCGCTTGCCGTGGGCGGCGTCGCCGCGTCGGACGTGGACTACCTGGAGGCGCACGGCACCGGCACGGTGCTCGGCGACGCCGTGGAGGTGCGGGCGATCGCCCGCGCGCTCGGCGGTGGCCGCCAGCCGGACCGGCCGCTGCTGGTCGGGTCCGTGAAGACGAACATCGGCCACCTGGAGGCGGCCGCCGGCATCGCCGGGCTGATCAAGACCGCGTTGGCGCTGCGGCACGGTGAGCTGCCCGCGCACCTGCACGTCTCCCAGCCCACGAACCAGGTGGACTGGGCGCGGCTGCCGGTCCGGATCACCACGTCGACGACGCCGTGGCCGGCCACCGGCGGGCGACCCCGGGTCGCCGGGGTGAGCGCGTTCGGGTTCACCGGGACCAACGCCCACGTGGTTCTCAGCGGGCCGTCGGCCCCGGCGTCGTCGTCGGCGAACGGTGCCGGGCGTCCGACGCCGGGTGTCGGCCCGGCGTCGAGGGCCGGCGCGATCATCTCCGGCCGGGCCCACCTACTGGTGCTGTCGGCCGCCGGGGGCGGCGCCCTGGCCGCCGCGCGGGACGGCTTCGCTCGAGCGCTGTCCGCGCCGGCCGACGCCGACATCGGCGACATCTGCTACGCCGCGGCGGCCCGCCGCGCTCACCTGGAGCACCGGTTGGCGGTGGTCGGCCACGGGGCCGCCGAACTCGTCGCGGGGCTGTCCGGTGGCCCGACCGCGCACCAGGGCGTGGCCCCGGGCGACGCCGCGCGCCTGATGATCGTGTATGGCGACCGGGTGGCCGTGGACTGGCGTGCTCTGGAGCGGGACGAGCCGGCATTCCGCGGCGCGTTGGACGCGCTCGACGACGGCGGTGTGGTGCGCGCGGCGCTGGCCGCCAACGGCGCGGAGCGGGGCGAGCCCGTCGCCGTGCTGGCGATCCAACTCGCTCTCGCTGCCGTCTGGGAGGCGTACGGGCTGCGGCCCGACGCGGTTGCCGGCCGCGGCGTCGGCGAGTTGGCGGCAGCCTGCGCGGCTGGTGCGCTGGACCAGGCGCAGGCGATCCGAGCGACGCTCGGCGGCGCGACGGTCACCGTGGCGCCGCCAGTGGACAGTCCGGCGGCGCCTGTGTTGTGGCTGGCCTCGGTGGGCGGGCCGCTGTCCGGTCCGCACCCGCTGACGGCGCGGACACCGGTGTTCGATTGGGATGCGCTGTCCGCGTCACTCGCGGCGGCGGGGGAGTACGAGCTGCTCGCGATCGCCGGTGGGCCGGACGCTGCGGCCGTCACCGCGAAGCGGCAGCCGGGCCTCGCTGCCGTCGGGGTGGACCTGAACCGCCCCGAGGGATTTCTGGACGCCGTCGCCGGGCTGCACGTGCGCGGGGTCGGCATCCACTGGGAGACGCTGTTCGGCCGCCGCCCGTACCGGGCGGTGCTGCCGCGCTACCCGTGGCAGCGTCGCCGGCACTGGGCGGACGCGCCGGGCCAGGCGGCGTCGCCGGCACCCGCCGGGACACCTGCGGCCGTGGTGCGGACCGCATCCGTGACCACTGCCCCGGCCGCCACCACCGCTGCGGCTGTCCCCGCTGTGTCGGCCGTCGCTGTCTCGGCTGTCACTGTGTCGGCTGTCGCGCGCGAGGCTGTCGAGGTCACATCCGGCGGTCCCGTCGGCGCGGTCCTGCCCGACGACGTCCGGGGCCGCTGTGCGGCGCGGATGTTCACCGTCCGGTGGCGCCACGTCTCGCCGCCCGCCGCAGACCCGGTCGGGAGGTGGCTCGTCGTCCCGCTCACGGGCGCGTCCGTCGAGGCGGGTCGCCGGGTGGCCGACGCTCTGCTGCTCGGTGGTGCCGAGGTGACCTGGCAGCCATCGTCCGCCGGCTCCGACCGCGACCGGGTCGCCGGCGCGTCGGCCGCCGCCGTGCCTGAGGCCGACGCGCCGTGGGACAAGGTTCCGCCGGACCACGGGATCGTGCTGGTCGCGGCAGCGGTACCCGGCAGCGTGCCGGGCGACGTCCTGGCCGCGCGTGTGTTGCGGGCGGCCCGTCAGCTGCGCACCGGGCTGGACGTGGCACCCGGGCGGCTGCGCGTCGTCACCGCCGGGGCGCACCAGCCGACCGGCTCCGGGGAGGTCGACCCGGCGCAGGCGGCGGTGTGGGCCGCCGGGCGGGTGCTCGCGATGGAGGCGGCGCCCGGGTGGGGCGGTCTGGTCGACATCGACCCGCACGCACTCGGCACCGCCCCGGGCCAGGCAGGTGCCGTGCCGGGCCAGGCAGGTGCCGAACCCGGCTGGGCCGCCGGCGACGCGGCCGAACTGGCCGGGGCCCTGACGGCGCCGCGTGCGCCCGGCATTGAGCCGGCCGAGGACGAGCTGTGCCTGCGCGACGGCACCTGGTACGCCCCCCGGCTGTCCTCGGCGGACCCGCTGCCCGCCGCGCTACCCGAGATCGACTGCGACCCGGACGCCTGGTATCTGGTGACCGACGCGTTGCACCCCGCCAGCCGGCCGTTCGTCGACGTGCTCGTGCGCCGTGGCCTGCGCCGGCTGATCGTCGGAGAGACCGCGCCAGCCGACACCGCGCCAGCCGACACCGCGCCAGCCGACACCGCGCCAGCCGACACCGCGTCGCTCGACGCCGTGCCCTCCCACGATGCCCGGCTCGGCGAGCTGGCGGCGGCCGGCGTGGCGGTACGACGAATCGACCTCACGGCGGCAGACCTCACGGCGGCAGACCTCACCGCCGAACTGACGCCGGACGCGTTGGGCGCCCCGCTCGGTGGCGTGCTGCTGATCGGCTTGCCCGTGCCGGCGGCCCCGCTGGACACCGTCGACGCGGCTGCGGTGTCGGCGGCCATGCGCTGGGCTGACCTCGTACACCGGCTGGACCTGGCGACCCGCGAACTCGCGCCGCGGCTGTTCTGCGTGACCGGGGCGGCGGCCGCGATCTGGGGGGCCACCGGGATGGCCGCGCGGGCCGCGGCCGAGGGCGCGGTCGACGCGGTGACCGCCGCCCGGGAGCGGGCTGGCCAGCCCGTCCAGGTGGTCCGGTTCATGCCCGGCGACGACCCCGCCCAGCTGTCCCGCCGGGACCGGATGGTGATGGTCGACAGTGGTCTGCGGCCGCTGGCCGGGGCGGACGTCGGCGAGGCCTTCGAGGTCGCTCTCCGGGCGGGCCTGACCCAGGTCACGGTCGCGGACGTCGACGGTCCGCGGTACGCGCGGGTGTGCCGAGAGCGGGCCTACCGCGCGTTCCTGGCCGAGGTCGGCACCGGATCTCCGGTGACCGGCGACCGAGCGGAGGAGGCCGCACCGACTGTCGCGCCGCTGGCCGCCGTCGTGCTGGCGCTGCCGACCGAGCAACGCGTCGAGCACCTGTTGGAAACGGTGCTCGACGCGGTGGCCGAGGTGCTGGGCGAGACGTCCGGGGTGGATGTCATGGCCAACCAGGGCTTCTTCGATCTCGGCATGGATTCGGTGATGTCGCTGAGCCTGCGCGGATGGCTCGAGCGGGCGCTGGGGGTCGCCCTGCCGGCGACGCTGACCTTCGAGTTCCCCAACGCGGCGGCGCTCACCGATCACCTCCTGACGCTGCTCGACCCGACGGCCGCTCCGGTTGGTGGCCCGCCGCCCACCACGGCCCCGGGCGTGCTGGACGGGGCCGGCGACGACCTGGCGGCGATGCCCGAGGACGAGCTGATCGCGCGGTTGTCGGCCGCGATAGCGGAGGGAGGCTGAGATGTCGACGCAGACTTCGCGTACCCCGGACAGCCGACGGCTGATGGTCGAGGCGCTGCGCACCATCGAGGACCTGCGCGGCCGTCTGGCCAGCAGCCGTGACGGGTGGCTGGACGAGCCGATCGCCATCGTCGGGATGGCCTGCCGGTTTCCCGGCGGCGCGCAGTCGCCGGAGGAGTTCTGGACGCTGCTGCGCAACGGGGTGGACACCACCTCGGAGTTCCCGCAGGAGCGCGCCGACGCCCAGTCCTACCACCACCCGGACCCGGAGGAGCCGGGCAAGGCGTACACGATTCGGGGAGCCTTCCTCGACCAGGTCGACCGGTTCGAGCCGGAGGCGTTCGGCATCTCCCCGCGCGAGGCGCTGGGCATGGACCCGCAGCACCGCATCGCGCTGGAGATCTGTTGGGAAGGGTTGGAGCGGGCCGGCTACGCCCCCGACCGGCTCGACGGTTCGCGCACCGGCGTCTACTTCGGGCTGAGCACGACCGACTACGTACGCGGTCGGCAGGCCGTCGGCGACATCAACGACGTGGATTTCTACCAGCTCACCGGCGAGCCCAGCTTCCTGGCCGGTCGCATCTCGTACCTGCTCGGGTTGCGGGGGCCGAGCAAGGTCGTCGACACGTCCTGCTCGTCGTCGCTCGTCGCCCTGCACGAGGCGTGCCAGGCGCTGCGGCTGAGGGAGTGCGATCTGGCGCTGGCGGGCGGGGTGAACCTGCTGCTGTCGCCGTACGGCTTCGTGATGATGAGCAAGTTCCGCGGTCTGTCCGCCGACGGGCGGTGCAAGACCTTCGACGCGTCGGCCGACGGATACGCCCGCGGGGAGGGCGCCGGCGTCGTGGTGCTCAAGCGGCTGTCCGCCGCGCAGGCGGACAACGACCCGATCATTGCCGTCATCCGCGGCTCGGCGATCAACCACGACGGTCGCTCCAGCGGCCTCACCGTGCCGAACCCCGTCGCGCAGCAGGACGTGATCGGGGCGGCCATGGCCCAGGCCGGCGTCGGGCCGGACGGGGTGGACTACGTCGAGGCGCACGGAACGGGCACCTCCCTCGGCGACCCCATCGAGCTGCGCTCGCTGGAAGCCGTCATCGGCCGGCACCGTCGGTCGGACGACCCGCTGCTGGTGGGCTCGGTCAAGACGAACATCGGGCACCTGGAGCCGGCCGCCGGCATCGCCGGCCTGTTCAAGGTCGTCCTGGCGATGTCGCACGGGGAGATCCCACCGCACCTGCACCTGACCCAGCCGAACCCGAATCTGGACTGGTCGGGTCTGCACGTGCGGGTTCCCGTGGCGTGCACGCCGTGGCCGGAGCGGGGTCACCCGCGCACCGGCGGGGTGAGCAGCTTCGGAGCCAGTGGAACCAACGCGCACGTCGTGGTCGCCGCGCCGCCGGCCGGCGACGCCCGCACCGGCTCGCACCTGTCGCACGGGCTGTTCCTGGCCTCCGCACGTACCGAGGAGGCACTGCGCGAGCTGGCCGACCGGCACGCGCGGTGGCTGCGTGGTCCCCAGGCGCCGTCCCTCGGCGATGCCTGTTACACCACACACGTCGGCCGCGCGGTGCAGGCCCACGGCCTCGCGGCCACCGCGGCGGACACCGAGGAACTCGCGGACGTGCTGTCGGCGTACGCCCAGGGACGCCACCCGCGCGGGCTGACCGTCGCCGCGTTGCCGCGGCGCCGTGAGCGCAAGGTCGCCTGGCTGTTCACCGGCCAGGGCGCGCAGTACCCGGGCATGGCCCGCGGGCTGCTCGGGAACGCCGCCTTCCGCGCCGCGTTCGAGGAAGCCGCAGCCCTCTTCGATCCCGAGTTGCTGCGCCCGGTGGCGGACGTGCTGTGGGCCGACGGCCCGACGCCGCTCGACGACACCCGGTACACGCAGCCGGCGCTGTTCGCGGTGGAGTACGCGCTAGCTCAGATGTGGCTCTCCTGGGGCATGCGGCCGGCCGCGGTGGCCGGCCACAGCGTCGGTGAGCTGGTCGCCGCCTGCGTCGCCGGCGTGCTGGACCTGCCCGCCGCCGCGACGCTGGTGGCCGCGCGGTCGCGACTGATGGCCGAGCTGCCGCCGGGCGGCGCGATGGCCGCCGCGAGTTGCGCCGAGGAGGTCGCCGTCGCGGCGATCGACGGGTACGCGGACACGGTCGCCCTCGCGGCGGTCAACGGGCCGGCCGACGTCACGATCTCGGGGGCCACAGCACATGTGGACGCCGTCCTGGAACGGCTGGCCGCCGACGGCGTACGCACCCGGCGGTTGGCCGTGTCGCACGCGTTCCACTCGCCGCTGATCCGGCCCATGCTGGAGCCGTTCCGGGCGGTGTTGGCCGGGCTGTCCTTCCGGCCGCCGCGCATCCCGTTGGCGTCCAACGTCACCGGTCGGCTGTGGGGCGACGACGAGGTCGGCCCGGACTACTGGCTGCGGCACGCGGCCGGCGCGGTCCGCTTCCGCGAGGGGGTGCGCGCGTTGCACGACGCGGGCGCACGCACCTTCGTGGAGCTCGGGCCCGCCCCGGTGCTGACGACCCTGGCGACGCGCTCCCTCGCGGGCGAGGCGGACTGCGCGTTCGTGCCGACCCTGCGGCGGGGCGGTGCGGACCTGCGGGACGTGCTCAGCGCGGTCGGCACCGTCAGCCTGCGGGGTTCCCGGCCGGACTGGCGGGCCTTCCACGAGGGCGAGGACGTGCGCGCGGTACCGCTGCCGACGACGCCGTGGCGCGGGGCGCACTACTGGTTCCGCGAGGTCGGGCGGGCGGCCGCGCCGGTGTCTGCGGCGTCGCCGAATGTCGGCGAGGAGACCGGGGCCGCCGTCGTGACCGGCGAGGTCCCGGGCGTCGGCCGCCGCCTGTCGGGGCCGGTGCCGGCGTACGAGGTGACACCCGAGGCGTTGCCCGGTGAGCTCAGTCTGGGTGTGGTGTTGGACCTGGCTGCCCGCGCCGCCGCGGACTGCCTGGGTGGCGTGTGGCGTTGCGTCGAGGGTCTGACCGCCCACGCCGCGGTTCCGACCGGCGACCGGGGCCAGTTGCGGCTCACCGTCACGGCGCAGGACGACGGTTCGGCCGCCTGGGAGCTGACCGGGGCCACGGCCGCACGGGAGGCGTTGGCCGCCCCGTGGATCCGCTACGCCAGCGGGCTGCTGCGTCGCCGGTGGCCGGCGGATCGTCAGTACCCGGACGTTGACGCGACGACTGCGGCGTCCATGACGGAGGTTCCCGTGCCGGACGGCGCGGGCTGGCACGAGGTGCTCGAGGCCGCCGGCGTCGCGGTGACGGCGGCGGGCGGGGCGGCACCGCCGGGTCCGGCGCACCTGTCGACGGTGGCCGGCTGTGGCGCGCTTGGCCTAGCGCGCGTGGATGGCACCGCTGTCGGAAGTGGCACGGTGCCACCGGGCGGCGTACGGGCGGTGCGGGTCCGCGCCGGGTCCGTCCGGCTGGTCGACGACGCGGTGACCGGCTCCGTCGACCTGCTCGACGGATCGGGCGTCCAGATCGGATACGCGCAGGACGTGACAGTGGCGCCGGTGCCGGCTGCGACGCCGTGGGAGGAACCGGCCGACCTGCTCTACGACCAGACCTGGGTGCCGCTGACCGGGCCGTCCCCGCAGCCCACGGCCGACCTGGCCGGACGGAGCTACCTGCTGGTGGCCGACCCGGCGGGCCAGGATGCCGCGCTGACGACCCGGCTGACCGCGCTGCTGCGGCAGCAGGGCGCCGTGGTGACCGTGGCGGCGCCGCCGGTGGTGGGGGAGGGGCCGGACTGCCGGCCCGACTCCGACGGCGTACGGGACCTGGTGACCACCTGGTCCACCGGCCCCGGCCGGCCCTGGCTCGCGGTGGTCATGACCGGGCTCGACGCACCGGCGTCCGCCCACTGCGACGCCTGGAGCCTGGAGGAGTACGCCGGGCGCGCCGACCTGATGACACTTGCCCTTCTCCGCGAGCTGCTCGACCACTCGGAGTGCGCGGACGCCCGGCTCACAGTGGTCACCCGGGCGGCGATGCGAGTGCCGACGACACCGGCCACCGACACCACCGACCGGGCCGCTGGCAGCTCGGACGCCGCAGCTCCGGTCGCCGGCACGTTGTGGGGCCTGGGCCGGGTGCTGGCACTGGAACACCCCGACCGGTGGGGCGGCGCGATCGACCTCGACCCGGACCGGCCGACCGGTGAGGAGCACCAGCTGCTCGCCGCGCTGACCACGGGCGGGCTGACCACGGACGGGTCGCCCGGCGGGGAGGACGGATACGAGGATCAGCAGGCGCTGCGCGCCGACCGCCGGTACGCGCTGCGCCTGGTGCCCGCACCGCTGCCGCCCGAGGCTCTGCGCCGTCGGCCGCCGGTCCACGGCGACGCCACGTACCTGATCACCGGGGCTTTCGGTGGGATCGGCCTGACCGTCGCGGAGTGGCTGGCCCGCGCCGGCGCCGGCCGTCTGGTGCTGCTCGCCCGCACGCCGCTGCCGGAGCGGGACGGTTGGGCCGACTCGACCGGCGAGGCGGCGCGGCGGGTGTCCGCGGTGCGGCGACTGGAGCAGCTGGGCGCGGCGGTCGACGTGGTGGCCGCGGACGTCGTCGACGAGGCGGCGATGACCGCCGTGTTCGCCGCGTTGGATGCGGCTCCTCTGCCGCTGCGCGGGGTCGTCCACGCCGCCGGGGTGTCCGAGCCCGAGTTCGCCCGCGAGGCCACCGGCGCGGCGTACCGGCGGGTTTGGCGGCCCAAGGTGATCGGCGGCTGGCTGCTGCACCGGCTCACCCGCGGCGCGGAGCTGGACTTCTTCGTCGGGTTCTCGTCGATCGCCGCGACCTGGGGTTCGCAGCACCTGGCCAGCTATGCGGCCGGCAATGCGTTCCTCGACGCGCTGGCCGGGCACCGCAACGCGGCCGGCCTGCCGGCTCTGTCCGTCGCGTGGGGCCCATGGGACCTGCCCTCCGCGCTGTTCGGCGACGAGGTCATGGCGTTCCTGCGGGCCACCGGGCTGCGGCCGCTGCCGGCCGAACAGAGCATGCGGCTGCTCACTGCGCTCGCGGCTGGCGACGCCCCGCAGCGGGTGGTCTGCGCGGTGGACTGGTCGGTGTTCAAGCCGGTCATGCAGGCCCGCACGGAGCGGCCGATGCTGCGCGGGATCACCGTCGACGAGACGGCGACTGACGACTCCGGAGCGGCGCCCCTGTTGGCCGGCCTGCGCGCCGAGCGCGACCCGCGCCGGGTGCGCGCGACGCTCGGCTCGTACGCGGTCGAGCTGGCGACGGACGTCCTGGGCGCCGGTGCGGGCGCCCTCGACGAGGAGAGCGACGTGCTGGCCAGCGGCATGGACTCGCTGATGGTCATGGACGCGGTCCGGCGCTGCCGGCGCGACCTCGGCCTGACCGTGCGGGCCGGTGACCTGCTCACGCTGGCCACCCCGGCGCAGTGGGCCGACCTGTTCGCCGGGCTGCTGGCCGACCGGCTCGGTGACCCGGCCGCCGACGCCGTCGGTGAGCCCGCCGACGATCAGGCCGGCGACGATCCAGCGGGTGACCTGGCCAGCGACCCGGCGTGGATCGCGGGTGACGTCACCCTCGCGCCGGATGTCCGGGTGATCGGCGCGGCGCCGGCCCGGGTACGCGACCCCC belongs to Micromonospora ureilytica and includes:
- a CDS encoding type I polyketide synthase produces the protein MSTQTSRTPDSRRLMVEALRTIEDLRGRLASSRDGWLDEPIAIVGMACRFPGGAQSPEEFWTLLRNGVDTTSEFPQERADAQSYHHPDPEEPGKAYTIRGAFLDQVDRFEPEAFGISPREALGMDPQHRIALEICWEGLERAGYAPDRLDGSRTGVYFGLSTTDYVRGRQAVGDINDVDFYQLTGEPSFLAGRISYLLGLRGPSKVVDTSCSSSLVALHEACQALRLRECDLALAGGVNLLLSPYGFVMMSKFRGLSADGRCKTFDASADGYARGEGAGVVVLKRLSAAQADNDPIIAVIRGSAINHDGRSSGLTVPNPVAQQDVIGAAMAQAGVGPDGVDYVEAHGTGTSLGDPIELRSLEAVIGRHRRSDDPLLVGSVKTNIGHLEPAAGIAGLFKVVLAMSHGEIPPHLHLTQPNPNLDWSGLHVRVPVACTPWPERGHPRTGGVSSFGASGTNAHVVVAAPPAGDARTGSHLSHGLFLASARTEEALRELADRHARWLRGPQAPSLGDACYTTHVGRAVQAHGLAATAADTEELADVLSAYAQGRHPRGLTVAALPRRRERKVAWLFTGQGAQYPGMARGLLGNAAFRAAFEEAAALFDPELLRPVADVLWADGPTPLDDTRYTQPALFAVEYALAQMWLSWGMRPAAVAGHSVGELVAACVAGVLDLPAAATLVAARSRLMAELPPGGAMAAASCAEEVAVAAIDGYADTVALAAVNGPADVTISGATAHVDAVLERLAADGVRTRRLAVSHAFHSPLIRPMLEPFRAVLAGLSFRPPRIPLASNVTGRLWGDDEVGPDYWLRHAAGAVRFREGVRALHDAGARTFVELGPAPVLTTLATRSLAGEADCAFVPTLRRGGADLRDVLSAVGTVSLRGSRPDWRAFHEGEDVRAVPLPTTPWRGAHYWFREVGRAAAPVSAASPNVGEETGAAVVTGEVPGVGRRLSGPVPAYEVTPEALPGELSLGVVLDLAARAAADCLGGVWRCVEGLTAHAAVPTGDRGQLRLTVTAQDDGSAAWELTGATAAREALAAPWIRYASGLLRRRWPADRQYPDVDATTAASMTEVPVPDGAGWHEVLEAAGVAVTAAGGAAPPGPAHLSTVAGCGALGLARVDGTAVGSGTVPPGGVRAVRVRAGSVRLVDDAVTGSVDLLDGSGVQIGYAQDVTVAPVPAATPWEEPADLLYDQTWVPLTGPSPQPTADLAGRSYLLVADPAGQDAALTTRLTALLRQQGAVVTVAAPPVVGEGPDCRPDSDGVRDLVTTWSTGPGRPWLAVVMTGLDAPASAHCDAWSLEEYAGRADLMTLALLRELLDHSECADARLTVVTRAAMRVPTTPATDTTDRAAGSSDAAAPVAGTLWGLGRVLALEHPDRWGGAIDLDPDRPTGEEHQLLAALTTGGLTTDGSPGGEDGYEDQQALRADRRYALRLVPAPLPPEALRRRPPVHGDATYLITGAFGGIGLTVAEWLARAGAGRLVLLARTPLPERDGWADSTGEAARRVSAVRRLEQLGAAVDVVAADVVDEAAMTAVFAALDAAPLPLRGVVHAAGVSEPEFAREATGAAYRRVWRPKVIGGWLLHRLTRGAELDFFVGFSSIAATWGSQHLASYAAGNAFLDALAGHRNAAGLPALSVAWGPWDLPSALFGDEVMAFLRATGLRPLPAEQSMRLLTALAAGDAPQRVVCAVDWSVFKPVMQARTERPMLRGITVDETATDDSGAAPLLAGLRAERDPRRVRATLGSYAVELATDVLGAGAGALDEESDVLASGMDSLMVMDAVRRCRRDLGLTVRAGDLLTLATPAQWADLFAGLLADRLGDPAADAVGEPADDQAGDDPAGDLASDPAWIAGDVTLAPDVRVIGAAPARVRDPRHVLLTGATGFVGGYLLHTLLESTAAHVSCLVRCADEAVGLRRVLDNMERYLPRPAMAADRITVLPGDLGQPRLGLSADRYDELAEQLDGIYHCGARVHFGYSYQQLRPDNIAGTAEILRLAARGRPTAVHHVSTYGIWGLPAPGRDVVGEDDDIATAGRLVTGYVQTKWAAERLVELARARGVPVDIYRPGRVLGDSRTGASLTTHFTTRVMKGCVQLGMAPDIDIKVEMTPVDYVASALVHISRHGPALGGTYHLVSPHKLLFADVVRALRRHGFGVEVVPVEEWWQALKASYAVGTNELHPVMPVVEEFVVGGEEAVHYAVDNTEEQLRGTDVRCPPLDDDLLDTYLRWMVRTGYLPAPRAADKGARTT
- a CDS encoding type I polyketide synthase — encoded protein: MRRDRRSASRVGGTDIAVVGVGCRFPGDVDDLDSLWRVLQEGRDVTGRVPAGRPGAASLDTVGVGGFLPDIDRFDAEFFGVSPREAREIDPQQRLLLTLAWQAMEHSGVPLTTWSGSNTGVYFGILAMDYAVLHARTLGVDQVGAHYASGKEFSFGSGRVSYTFGLNGPCMTLTAACASSLLAVHLAARALVAGDCDTALAGGVNLMVGPELTLYMRQIQALSPQGLCRPFDAAADGVVRGEGGAVVVLKRYADAVADGDQIWGVIKGSATNHDGRSAGLTAPSAVAQEQLLRNALRDAGVAPAEVGYVEAHSTGTPLGDPIELSALAAVFGPERPPERPLLIGSHKANFGHLDSAAGILGLLKGLLVARTGMVPPQIKLVQQTPRFGWSGSGLAVPTTRTALPHAPQHLTGVSAFGLSGSNVHVVLAAPDQDRPTPAPEPVRWPVLVLSGPTEAALADQVTRHAELLDDSSVAEPDQLGDLLFSAGARRSHHTHRLAVTGATAADLRATLARRQDGEASPKTVAAELLHDGPAYVVHVFSGQGSQYPGMGLDLYRADPTMRATLDECDALMRRIARWSLLEELGRRTGSRLADTRFAQPAIFALQVGLSRLWARWGVPPDSVVGHSMGEVAAACAAGALPLEDALRVIVLRGELLQQAAGSGRMAAIALSADEVTAATERHADEVVIAAVNGPRSVVVAGPAAALDRLLAELTAAGVRCVPLAGDYAFHSPAVAAYGDELERQLDGLTPAKPQVPILSSVDPAAGAPVPDPAYWGRNVREPVLFWSAVDRLLARRPAVFLELGPHPVLTGPLSAALAARSRPGAAVGTLTRGRPPAESMTRALAEAYAAGVAVDWAAVHGEGRRYVPLPPVRLAGEKYWLPSPPIQNGASVAQASPDAVRVGSQGPADPGPGARGLAGLTLGELRAEVRLIAPDGTVVQTLAGVGAPVAATRNGGGNGSGNGSRDSRAVGDGHVAAADANRTGATSGEAGGGVGNGGRAATNGNRPRAGTPSERERIAALVNDAAAEALGHEPGRRLARGRGFFELGMDSLALVALVSRLERDLGAVLGAAVGIEHPTIDALTDHLLAEVLPAAPPLQPGPPLRPESPPTRDAVVAPAAGALVALATSGTPGPTVAVARGSAEPVAIVGIGCRLPQADGPEQFWQLLSDGVDATGDVPADRWDAEALLGAGPGAPGTVVTRRGGFLDRIDLFDNAFFRISAREARAMDPQQRLFLEVAWEALEDAGITLEHRRAARVGVFVGMNTTDYQQLLTRRARDVDLYYGTGNSFSGTAGRLSYFLDVRGPSLAIDTACSSSLVAVHLAVQSLRAGEADVALAGGVNVMVGPTVHLAMSAAGALSPDGRCKTFDAGADGYGRGEGAGVVVLKPLARAERDGDRIYAVIRGSAVNHNGASGGLTVPGGEAQEELIRSALAVGGVAASDVDYLEAHGTGTVLGDAVEVRAIARALGGGRQPDRPLLVGSVKTNIGHLEAAAGIAGLIKTALALRHGELPAHLHVSQPTNQVDWARLPVRITTSTTPWPATGGRPRVAGVSAFGFTGTNAHVVLSGPSAPASSSANGAGRPTPGVGPASRAGAIISGRAHLLVLSAAGGGALAAARDGFARALSAPADADIGDICYAAAARRAHLEHRLAVVGHGAAELVAGLSGGPTAHQGVAPGDAARLMIVYGDRVAVDWRALERDEPAFRGALDALDDGGVVRAALAANGAERGEPVAVLAIQLALAAVWEAYGLRPDAVAGRGVGELAAACAAGALDQAQAIRATLGGATVTVAPPVDSPAAPVLWLASVGGPLSGPHPLTARTPVFDWDALSASLAAAGEYELLAIAGGPDAAAVTAKRQPGLAAVGVDLNRPEGFLDAVAGLHVRGVGIHWETLFGRRPYRAVLPRYPWQRRRHWADAPGQAASPAPAGTPAAVVRTASVTTAPAATTAAAVPAVSAVAVSAVTVSAVAREAVEVTSGGPVGAVLPDDVRGRCAARMFTVRWRHVSPPAADPVGRWLVVPLTGASVEAGRRVADALLLGGAEVTWQPSSAGSDRDRVAGASAAAVPEADAPWDKVPPDHGIVLVAAAVPGSVPGDVLAARVLRAARQLRTGLDVAPGRLRVVTAGAHQPTGSGEVDPAQAAVWAAGRVLAMEAAPGWGGLVDIDPHALGTAPGQAGAVPGQAGAEPGWAAGDAAELAGALTAPRAPGIEPAEDELCLRDGTWYAPRLSSADPLPAALPEIDCDPDAWYLVTDALHPASRPFVDVLVRRGLRRLIVGETAPADTAPADTAPADTAPADTASLDAVPSHDARLGELAAAGVAVRRIDLTAADLTAADLTAELTPDALGAPLGGVLLIGLPVPAAPLDTVDAAAVSAAMRWADLVHRLDLATRELAPRLFCVTGAAAAIWGATGMAARAAAEGAVDAVTAARERAGQPVQVVRFMPGDDPAQLSRRDRMVMVDSGLRPLAGADVGEAFEVALRAGLTQVTVADVDGPRYARVCRERAYRAFLAEVGTGSPVTGDRAEEAAPTVAPLAAVVLALPTEQRVEHLLETVLDAVAEVLGETSGVDVMANQGFFDLGMDSVMSLSLRGWLERALGVALPATLTFEFPNAAALTDHLLTLLDPTAAPVGGPPPTTAPGVLDGAGDDLAAMPEDELIARLSAAIAEGG